The genomic stretch GGCGGCTGCTTCGAGAGTAACGCTTGAGCGCAGGCTGGCGAATGGCGGCGGTCATACCGGGTGGAGCCGAGCTTGGATTATTAACTTTTGGGCAAGGCTTGAAGACGGCGAGAAGGCATATGAGAATGTACAGGCATTGCTAAGTCATTCCACACTGCCCAATTTGTTCGATAATCATCCGCCGTTCCAAATTGACGGCAACTTCGGCGGAGCCGCTGGGATCACGGAAATGCTGCTGCAGTGTCATGCGGGAAGTATTCATTTGCTGCCAGCGCTGCCTGCTGCTTGGCCTGAGGGAGAAATTACAGGCCTGCGTGCTAGAGGCGGCTATGAGGTTGATATGAGCTGGGCAAATGGCAAGCTTGTTGAAGCTCGAATTCGTGTAAGCGCAGCGAATCGTTGTGTGGTGCAAACGAGCTGTGCGCTGCATGTGTTGAAGGATGGACTTGAAGTTCAGGACGTTCAATGTATAGACGGGTTGATCGTATGGTCTGTGACAGCTGGAAGCGAGTATGTGCTTATTGCTAGAGAATAATGTCGTTCAAGATAGGGATGCAATCATGCTCGTATGATTGCATCTCTATTTTTGGAGTCCGATTAGTCTACTTCTTGTCATCGTTGTCTGGCGATTTGATCAGTGCGTAGGCGATATGCCCAATCATAGCGAGAAACAGCCCTGTGCCGACGATAATGTAGAGCATCGTAAATACTTTTCCAAGCGATGTCTGGGGTTCAAAGGTTGGGTGCCCCACCGTACTTAAGGTAGTAACGCAAAAGTACAGAGCATCGATAATGGACAGCCCTTCCTGCTTGACATAGAAGATGGTGCCGGACAGCAATATCACTAATACTAATACAAAAATAGCTTGGAAGTTTTTCATCTTGAAGGCTTTCCACAAGCCGCTTAACAATCGCTTTAACGTTAGTAAAAAGGATATCATCGTTCGGAGTCGTTCCTTTCGTTTTCAGCACTCATAAGTCTGTTTAAAGACAGGCAATTGTCGCTGTTTACCGCTATATAGTATCCCATTACATATAAAAAAGATCAATAAAATTTGGCTAAGCATATCAGCTTACGAAACCATTATGATGTATAACGCGTCTACTATTGTGAAAAGGTGGGAAAAAAATCGCCAAAACGAGTTGATATGAAGGAGGAGCGATTGCGCTGTCAATGGAAGATGAAGTGCCATCCTTGCTCAATGGATTGGTATGCTTATGGGATTATTGCTGCTTAGTCCTTCTCGCAAAAGCCATTTATAATGCCCCTTCTATCCCTAGGAAGCAAAAAGTAGTGTACTTTGTACAATAGATTGTGTGAAAATGCCGGGATTACTGGGCTACGCTGCACAAGATACAGTAGATTCGAGCCTTTTCGGTCTATTTTAGCTCAAACGGCGTGAATCTATTGTAATAACTACACTCTGCGCGGATTGAACGTAATCATCAGCAGGTTTGATTGCAAAAAGTGCAGTGTAGAAGTCATAGGAATGGGAAGTAGACATGTTATGGTTAGAAAAAGTGAAGCATCATCATTGATTTTCTTACTGCTGCCGCTTATGAGCAGCTTGCTTTTGATATTTCTTGCCTGCTTCCAATGGACTTTAGTTGATTGGGTAACACCTTTCCTTATGCCCTTGGTTTGGCTAGTTGTATTCGTTATTTTTGTTGCTACGATGATAATGTCACTTGTTATCCGTATCATAAATAAAACTTGGAAGCCATTCGCCATTCATATTGCTGCCTTGCTGCTTTATTTCTTTTTTCCATTTAATCAAGTCGTTATACAGGTTGACTTCTCCAAACATTTAGAAGAAAGAGAGAAAGTCATTCGGTTAATTGAATCTGGAAAAATAAATCCAAATGTTACTTATAATGAATCATTGATCCAATTGCCTGACGAATATCAGCACCTCTCCAAAGGCGGAGGGGGTATAATGATAGAAGCAACAGACAATAGAGTGTTCTTCTTCACCTATCGTGGTGTCCTTGATCATTTTGCAGGCTTTATTTATTCACCCACGGATCAAAAACCAACGAATGATTATTTTAATGGGGATTATCATGAAATAAAGAAAATGAGAGAAAATTGGTATTGGGTTAGTTCTAATTAATCTAAATCGATACGGGGGAGGAAGTTTACAGAATGAATGAAAGCTTTAATAAAGAGTGGCTGCTGCATAAGTTCGAGGAAATACGAAGAAGGATACTTAAAGCGGTGGATCAGCTTGATGATGAACAGCTGAACTGGAGACCGAATGAAGCAAGTCACAGCATCTCTACACTTATTAAACATATAGAAGGCAATATTCAGCAAAGAATCGCGAGCGGGATTTTGCATCAGGAGGTACAGCGGAATCGTGAGGCTGAGCTTAATCAAACGTATAGGAGTAAGCTGGAGCTGCAGATGATTATAGAATCAGGAATGCAGCTTGTCCTAGATACGATTAGACATATGACCGACGAAATGATGGAACAGAAGCAGCAGGTGAGGAATCACGAAAGAACAAATTTGGATATGCTGCATCAGTGTGCGGCTCATTACTCTGAGCATATGGGGCAGATTTTCTACATAGCGAAGCAATGCTTAGGAGAACAATATAAATCGACCTCTTTGTAAAGAGGTGGTATTTATCTTCTTTTTAATACATTCTCAAAAACAGCAGCGTAACCGCCCCTATGGCTAAAAGAGCAGCAAATGCAACAAAGAAGACATAACCTGCTCTTGTTTTCGTATTCGTATGTGTATCATAAAATTCCGGCTTTCTGCCCATTCCTAGCCATAAATCACCGAATAAGTTCACGACTACAAGTGCAAAGCTTTTGATCATTCCCATGATATTCACTCCATCCTCTATTATCAACGCTTACACTCTTAAGGTAGAATACTGACCATTATCCCATAAATTACATATATTAACAACGACATTAAACCCCTTGTTCTATCGGCCTGCATAACATTTCCTCCAATCAAATGCATCCATTTCTCTTATCTGTACCGTAATTACTCCTCTCCATTGTTTCACACCCCCTATTTATGGGATAATTGCATAGTAATGATCATCAGGAATGGAGCATGAGTATGAATAAGTTCAGCATCAAGAAAAAAGCGGATTTAGCGCTGCTGTTCTCAGCTATTGGAATATTTATTGCCTTTCCTTTTCACGAGAATTTTGTCGGAGGGCTTTTTTTCTCCCTTTTTAGTGCAGCGACAATAGGCGGACTAGCGGATTCCTTCGCGGTAAGCGCTTTGTTCGGCAATCCTTTGCAGATCAAATGGCCCGTTTGGATGGGAACGAACATCATAGCCCGCAATCGGGAGCGCTTGATTGGCGAGCTTGTCCAAATGGTGCAAAATGAATTGCTGACCATCCCGAACATTAAAGAACGACTGGATGAATATAATATCGCCGATGTTCTAGTTGCTTATTTAAAGCAGCATGGCGGCGAAGCCGGTGTAAACGACATTTTGCAGCAGCTGGCGGATGATGTGATTACGACGATTGATTTGCAGGAGCTTGCTGCAACCGTACAAACCTTTTTGCTGGAGCACGCCGATTCCATTCCCGTTGCAGATATTGCAGCAGATGTTGGAGATTGGACCATTAAGAATGGCTACGATGACAGAGTCATCGAATTTATTATTCCTGAGCTTATTAAAATTGTGAAGTCTGCGCCATTTGGCACCGTCGTTGAACAAATCGTGAATTCTGCGATACGTTCCTATGAGGGGGATAAATTCAGACGGAAATTAATCGATTTTACAGCGGGTCTAGAGTCCGCGAATATTAGCGGCAGATTGCAGACATGGATCGTATCCTATTTGCAAAAATTTCATTCCAAGGAGCATCCGCAGCGAAAGGAGCTCAAAGCTTTTATTACGGAATTTGTTGTCAGACTGCATACTGACGAGCAGCTGCGTTCCCGAATTGAGGCAGGCAAGACTAGTCTTTTGACAGCTGTAAAGACGGATATCAGGCTGGACGTTTATATACAGCGAGGGCTGGAGTCATTGCGTCGCGCTGCGGCAGCAAATGCTGAAGGAAAGCTTGCGCGCTATCCGTGGATCCAAGAAAAGGTGCATGAGGGCATAAGCTATCTGGCGGATAATGCAGAGCTGCTCTCTAAGCTGGATCAATATGTGAAAACGACGTTGCTGAAATGGCTGGAGCAAAAGCATTCCTATATAGGCAATATGGTATCAGAGAAGCTTACCAGCTTCTCTGTGGAGGAGCTTACTGAGCTGGTGAAAGAGAAAGCAGGACGTGACCTGCAGTATATTCGAATAAACGGTATCGGAGTTGGAGCGCTTATCGGAGTTGTACTGCATCTGGCGACCTTCTGGATCGGGGGGCAAGCATAAATGGCAATGAGAAAAAAAGCAAACCGCAGCTTAATATTGTTAGCTGTTTTGTTCGTTGTCGCCGCCTGCTGCGTCTATGTTTTTCCGGACCAATGGTGGACCAGAATGCTGCTCTACACGACTGAGGCGGGGCTGGTAGGCGCACTCGCTGATTTATTTGCTGTAACGGTGCTGTTTCGACATCCGTTCGGCTGGAAATGGATTCCACATACCGCGATTGTTCCGAAAAATCGGGATAAGCTGATCGAAGGTGTTGCTAGCATGGTGGAGCAGCAGCTGCTCAGCCAGGATTTGTTAAAGGAAAAGGTGAAGCGGATTTCCCTTGTAGAAGTAGCGATTTCCTGGGTTGATCGTCGTCCCGGCGGCATGCTTGCAGAGCAAGGCTGGACGTTGATTTCGGGTCTGCTCGCCAAGCTGGATATTAAAGGACTATCGGTTACTTTAGATGAACAGGCTCGCAGAGGACTTGGCAAGGTGAACTTCTCTCCTTACGCTGGCAAGGGGCTTAGATGGGTGATGGATAAGGGCAGCTTTCAAAGCTGGCTTGACATGGTAGTCGAATTTGCGGCTGTTCGCGCCTCGGATGAGCAGATGAAGGTCGTCATTCGGGATTTGCTGGGGAAAGAAAAAGAGAAGTTCGTCAGTGAGGGGAGTGTTTTCTCCAAGTGGCTCAAAAAGGTGGCCGTAGAAATTGCGGAATCAACGAATTCACTTAATCTTGACGATGCAGCAGAAGCGTTGTTTCACGATTTGCAATCGTTGATTAACGATTTGCGAAACCCTAAGCATGAGCTTCGTGTACTGCTGGAGGACATGGTGTATCAGCTTGCTGATCATTTGGAATATCGCGAGGACGTCATTGCGACCGTGAATGAGTGGCGTGATGAGATGGTTGAGAAAATATCATTGCTGCCTTCCATAGAAGCATTAATGGGCAGCTTAAAGCAGCTATTAACGAAGGATACAGGCTTGGAGCTTGCTGTGCAAGGTCAGCATTCCGTGAATAAAGCGGATATTAAGCAGCTCATCAATCAATTTGTCATGTCTTATTGGGAATGGTTCAAAAGCAATGAGGAAACGAAGGGCTGGCTGGAGCAGTATGCCCAGAAATTTGTTCGCAAAATGATCGAGACAGAGCATGCGATCATTGGAGTCATCGTCCGAAAGACGCTCGAGAGCTTTACCGAGCAGAAGCTGGTGCATTTCATAGAAAGCAAGGTCGAGACCGATCTACAGCGCATTCGGTTGAATGGAGCCTACATCGGTGCTGCACTCGGCGCAGCCTTCTACCTTTTATTATACGGGGTATACGAACCGATCTTGAATTTACTGTAGCAAATGGCCTTCACACATTAGCATTGCTAATGGTGAAGGCTTTCTCTATATTTCTCCGGAATGAAACGCGCCCCTACCATAAGGACGGCGATAGCCGTTCACCTTAATTTATAATAGAACCATAAAGTTTGCTTTTGCCCCCGTGCAATCCAAAATTCAGTCAGGTACTATGAAGGTAAGCAAATGATTGAAACAAAGCTAATGGCATAATAGGCAAGAGGGGTGAGGTGAGAGGATGCTGCGTGCACTAATAGTGGATGATGAATTTGAAATCCGAGAAGGTTTGCGTAACCGCTTTCCTTGGGACACCTATGGAATTAACGAGGTGCTGGTAGCTGATGACGGAGATACGGCCTTAAAGATTGCGCTTGATCAACGACCGGACCTTATTGTAACGGATATTAAAATGAATCGAATGTCAGGGCTCGAATTTTTGCGTTCTTTGCTTGCTGTAGAGGATTACAAGCCAGAGTCTATCGTGGTTAGCGGCTATGATGATTTTGAATTGGTCAAGCAGGCTATGCAAATTGGCGTATTGGATTATATTTTGAAGCCGATTAATTTGGAAGAGCTGAATCAAATCGTTCGTAAAACAGTAGACCATATTCACAAAAAAAGAATGGACGAGCATAATGAACAGCAGCTTATTAATCAAGTAAGATTTGCGATACCGAAAATGCGCGAGGAGCTGCTTCGCGAAATGGTTGAGCAGGAATATGATCCCTACCGTGAAGCGAGAAGGCGCCACCGTCTTCAGACGTTGAATTTGGAATGGATAGCTGATCAGCATATGGTGTTAGTGGTGGTTGAAGCTGATGACCTGAAGGCGATTGAGAATCGGAACATTAGAGAAAGGGATCTGGTGCTGTTTGGCATTGGCAATGTTGTGAATCAGACGCTGGAGGAGGAATATCCTTATCCTTACGCGCTTTGCATGGACAGCAGCAACCGCTGGGTAGTCATTTTGAGCTGTGGTCAGACCGATCAGGCGGAGCTTTGCAGCGGCATGGCACAGCTGTGCATACAGAGAATAAATGATTTTGTAAAGGTGAAGGCCAGTGCGGGAATGAGATCGACACCTTGTACCTATGAAAATTTGAATGAGATGTTCGCAGAAGCGATCAATGTGCTGGAGCAGAAGGCCGTTTATGGCGGAAATCGCTTATTTACAGAGCAGGGTCACTTTTATGAAGGGGATAGTACTGAATTGTCGCTTGGAGAGCCGGAGGAGGTACTCGATCTCGTCAAATATGGATCGGATGAGGAGATAACAGCTGCGATGGATCGGTTCGTGGAGATGGTTCAAGGCTGGCGCTTAAGTCAGCTGCGTGACATTCAGCAAAAGATTTTTGAATGGCTGTTTGAAGTATTCCGCAGATCCGCCGCTGCCGGCATTCCGAATAAAAATTGGGGCAGCAATCCGATTGCCGTGTGGGAGCAGCTAGAGCAATATGATACACTGCAGTCGCTTCGCGAGCAGACTGAGATTTTTCTTCATGCGATTGCCGCTGATTTCCGTAAGCTGTCTGCAACGCCCAGCCAAATTGTATTTGAAGCGGAGAAAATATTGCAGCGGGATTACGCGGAGAGCTTGACGCTTCAAAGTGTAGCGATGGCTGTACATGTGACACCGGTATGGCTAAGCAAGCTGTTCAAGAAAGAGAAGCGCAAAACCTTTTTGGAATATTTAACAGAAATACGTATTATGAAAGCAAAGGAAATGCTGGGTGATATTAAATACAAGGTGTATCAAATATCGTTTCAGGTAGGATACAAGGACCCTGTGCATTTCTCCAAGCTATTCAAAAAACAAGTGGGCTGCACGCCTAAGGAATACCGCAGGCAACGAGGTATTGCAGAGGAGTAAGCTGCTTATTCGCGCAAACAACCAGATCATCCAGCACGATGCAGGAAGAGGCAGATTCCAAGGTAATCATAGAATACCTTAGGATGCTGCCTCTTTGTGTTATTCGTTATTGGTTTGTTGATTTAGATTAAGTAGTTAAACCGATCGTTACAATTTTATAGCCTTCGACGTGAACGGTGTTTTCGACATGCTCGGAGCTATGATCCTCCATTATATTGCTTACATAAGGATGTGAAGCCGTATTCGGATGAATGGCAAGACTGGTCTCTGCTTCGGACAAATTGTACCAACGTGCCATACAGTCTCCGCGCTCCTCATTAACTTTAAGACTGGAGAAGGCAAGCTGCTTGCCTTTCCATTGCAAAAAATCATTTGAAGGCGTGAGCTCTCCATCATGCAAGCTGGTGCCGACAGTCGTAAACGGGATCGGGAAGCGATAGGCTTGGCGGTAAGCGTCGAAGCGATCCTTCGTACCGCTGTATGGAATAATCATCCATTCGGCTTCATTCGTGCCTAGACACTGTGCTTCTGGCGTGTGGAATACCCCCCAGTCGCCGAGCTCGCCTACTGAGCGTAATAGAGTAACTGCTATTGAGTTTCTTCCGTCAAGCAGCACTTCGTACTCGTTTAAGCCTTTGCCTGCGACAGTTAAGCCTCTGTGCTCGGCATGCACGTCGATGAAAGCCTGCATATGCTGACAATTGCTCGGGTTTTTCCATTCATTCGAAGGTGTGTTTTGGCGCTCGGCAACCTCGAAGATGGAGTCGGCAAAGTGGGTTGCTGCAGCAACATCAGTAGGCAGCAATACGCGCAGTCTATGATCTGTGGACTGGTTTTCAATACGTGCATGGACGTGTACGCCTTTACCCTCGCGCTCAAGGCTGACCCGTGTCACAATGACCAGCGGAGCAAGGGACTCTGCTCTGCCAGCTTTTCGCTGCCGGAACTCAAGCATCGTATTTATTTCTTCGGCGAGCAAGTCATCTGCGCTAGCTGGAATCATCAGCCGGTGTACAATTTCAAAGGCTGCGCGGTAAGAGGTATTTTCAACAATCCGAATCTCTGGCCTGCTGCCTTTCGTTGAAATCGGCAAGTCACCCTCGGGCTGTTTGAAAATATATTCATTGCCAATATCGCCGACGTTCTCATAGTGACCGAGATCAGTGAATAGCTGGCCGCTGTTCTTATCAAATAGGACCATGCTTCCATCCTCTTGCAGCGTCAATTTGAGATGACGGTTTTCCATTGTCAGATCACCGGACATTAAGGAATTTTCGTTATGGCTTGACTGATTGTCATTTTCTTGGCTTGGAATCCAGGCGA from Paenibacillus sp. FSL H8-0548 encodes the following:
- a CDS encoding DUF445 domain-containing protein — its product is MAMRKKANRSLILLAVLFVVAACCVYVFPDQWWTRMLLYTTEAGLVGALADLFAVTVLFRHPFGWKWIPHTAIVPKNRDKLIEGVASMVEQQLLSQDLLKEKVKRISLVEVAISWVDRRPGGMLAEQGWTLISGLLAKLDIKGLSVTLDEQARRGLGKVNFSPYAGKGLRWVMDKGSFQSWLDMVVEFAAVRASDEQMKVVIRDLLGKEKEKFVSEGSVFSKWLKKVAVEIAESTNSLNLDDAAEALFHDLQSLINDLRNPKHELRVLLEDMVYQLADHLEYREDVIATVNEWRDEMVEKISLLPSIEALMGSLKQLLTKDTGLELAVQGQHSVNKADIKQLINQFVMSYWEWFKSNEETKGWLEQYAQKFVRKMIETEHAIIGVIVRKTLESFTEQKLVHFIESKVETDLQRIRLNGAYIGAALGAAFYLLLYGVYEPILNLL
- a CDS encoding DUF445 domain-containing protein, yielding MNKFSIKKKADLALLFSAIGIFIAFPFHENFVGGLFFSLFSAATIGGLADSFAVSALFGNPLQIKWPVWMGTNIIARNRERLIGELVQMVQNELLTIPNIKERLDEYNIADVLVAYLKQHGGEAGVNDILQQLADDVITTIDLQELAATVQTFLLEHADSIPVADIAADVGDWTIKNGYDDRVIEFIIPELIKIVKSAPFGTVVEQIVNSAIRSYEGDKFRRKLIDFTAGLESANISGRLQTWIVSYLQKFHSKEHPQRKELKAFITEFVVRLHTDEQLRSRIEAGKTSLLTAVKTDIRLDVYIQRGLESLRRAAAANAEGKLARYPWIQEKVHEGISYLADNAELLSKLDQYVKTTLLKWLEQKHSYIGNMVSEKLTSFSVEELTELVKEKAGRDLQYIRINGIGVGALIGVVLHLATFWIGGQA
- a CDS encoding DinB family protein, which gives rise to MNESFNKEWLLHKFEEIRRRILKAVDQLDDEQLNWRPNEASHSISTLIKHIEGNIQQRIASGILHQEVQRNREAELNQTYRSKLELQMIIESGMQLVLDTIRHMTDEMMEQKQQVRNHERTNLDMLHQCAAHYSEHMGQIFYIAKQCLGEQYKSTSL
- a CDS encoding potassium channel family protein, producing the protein MISFLLTLKRLLSGLWKAFKMKNFQAIFVLVLVILLSGTIFYVKQEGLSIIDALYFCVTTLSTVGHPTFEPQTSLGKVFTMLYIIVGTGLFLAMIGHIAYALIKSPDNDDKK
- a CDS encoding response regulator, which codes for MLRALIVDDEFEIREGLRNRFPWDTYGINEVLVADDGDTALKIALDQRPDLIVTDIKMNRMSGLEFLRSLLAVEDYKPESIVVSGYDDFELVKQAMQIGVLDYILKPINLEELNQIVRKTVDHIHKKRMDEHNEQQLINQVRFAIPKMREELLREMVEQEYDPYREARRRHRLQTLNLEWIADQHMVLVVVEADDLKAIENRNIRERDLVLFGIGNVVNQTLEEEYPYPYALCMDSSNRWVVILSCGQTDQAELCSGMAQLCIQRINDFVKVKASAGMRSTPCTYENLNEMFAEAINVLEQKAVYGGNRLFTEQGHFYEGDSTELSLGEPEEVLDLVKYGSDEEITAAMDRFVEMVQGWRLSQLRDIQQKIFEWLFEVFRRSAAAGIPNKNWGSNPIAVWEQLEQYDTLQSLREQTEIFLHAIAADFRKLSATPSQIVFEAEKILQRDYAESLTLQSVAMAVHVTPVWLSKLFKKEKRKTFLEYLTEIRIMKAKEMLGDIKYKVYQISFQVGYKDPVHFSKLFKKQVGCTPKEYRRQRGIAEE